A part of Myxococcus landrumus genomic DNA contains:
- a CDS encoding OmpA family protein produces MPDFILERLEVNPGPGPLATGGGTTLRDGELRVMLLGHYQHDPLTINDGGETIPLLRSRSTGVLSVGLGLSSRLQLDVRVPVLTQREGEGLDAQGLTAPTRSGLGSPRVGARVAILRTEGDDSVDLAAEVGVGLPFGTEGALARSTDTSILARVMVGGSLGSILAPSFEIGTLLRSTATINAENLEAREIGSELRLGAGLMTTEGSLRGEVALNAGLSFKQAQGAVELLGGARYMPREGVELFALGGVGLGSEPGIPLFRLIAGVSFSYLLGEDTRPDSDSSIVHESVPLPLPGSGRRPGETRGSQASLIPGPGETSPIANVSRDRFVLEGKVYFRTASAELPAELADLDRAVEMMLTNPSVALMTVDGHTDDSRAETLNPRLGRDRAEAVWRYLVEHGVPPNKLRLRSFGPQHPTQTNSTPEGRERNRRVELLLMLPTTQEPTP; encoded by the coding sequence TTGCCGGACTTCATCCTGGAGCGCCTGGAGGTGAACCCGGGCCCAGGGCCCCTCGCGACGGGAGGCGGCACCACCCTGCGTGACGGTGAGCTCCGGGTGATGTTGCTGGGCCACTATCAACATGATCCGCTGACCATCAACGACGGCGGGGAGACGATTCCCCTGTTGCGCAGCCGGTCCACCGGTGTGCTCTCGGTGGGCCTGGGCTTGAGCTCCCGGTTGCAGCTCGACGTGCGCGTGCCCGTGTTGACCCAGCGCGAGGGCGAAGGCCTGGACGCGCAGGGCCTGACGGCTCCGACCCGCAGCGGGCTGGGCTCTCCCCGGGTGGGCGCGCGCGTCGCCATCCTGAGGACGGAGGGAGATGACTCGGTGGACCTCGCCGCGGAAGTCGGCGTGGGACTCCCGTTCGGGACGGAGGGAGCCCTGGCCCGCTCGACGGATACGAGCATCCTCGCCCGGGTGATGGTGGGTGGCAGCCTGGGCTCCATCCTGGCCCCGTCGTTCGAGATTGGCACCCTGCTGAGGTCCACGGCCACCATCAACGCGGAGAACCTGGAGGCTCGGGAGATTGGCTCGGAGCTCCGACTGGGCGCGGGATTGATGACCACGGAGGGCTCGCTCAGGGGGGAGGTGGCACTCAACGCGGGGCTCTCCTTCAAGCAGGCCCAGGGCGCGGTGGAGCTCCTGGGGGGTGCTCGCTATATGCCCAGGGAGGGCGTGGAGCTGTTCGCGCTGGGAGGCGTGGGACTGGGCTCGGAGCCCGGTATCCCCCTCTTCCGGTTGATCGCCGGCGTGTCGTTCTCCTACCTGCTGGGCGAGGACACGCGGCCCGACTCGGATTCGAGCATCGTGCATGAGTCCGTTCCGTTGCCCCTGCCGGGCTCGGGACGACGTCCGGGTGAGACGCGAGGGAGCCAGGCGTCGTTGATTCCAGGCCCGGGTGAGACATCGCCCATCGCCAACGTGTCCAGGGACCGCTTCGTGCTCGAGGGGAAGGTGTACTTCCGCACCGCCAGCGCGGAGCTTCCAGCGGAGCTCGCCGATCTGGATCGCGCCGTGGAGATGATGCTGACGAATCCCTCGGTCGCGTTGATGACCGTGGACGGGCACACGGATGATTCGCGAGCGGAGACGCTCAACCCACGCCTGGGGCGGGACCGGGCGGAGGCGGTATGGCGTTACCTCGTGGAGCACGGGGTACCGCCCAACAAGCTGCGGCTGCGGAGCTTCGGCCCCCAGCACCCCACGCAAACCAACAGCACACCCGAGGGCCGTGAGCGAAACCGCAGGGTCGAGCTCCTCCTCATGCTGCCTACGACCCAGGAACCGACACCATGA